In Dromiciops gliroides isolate mDroGli1 chromosome X, mDroGli1.pri, whole genome shotgun sequence, the genomic window CAACGAGAGAGAGCCAGTACATCACATTCAGAATATCTGCCAAATGTGTACAAGGCAGTTGAGGAGGGCGAGAGCAATGGGGAGATGCATGTAGAAGGTGGCGTTTGAGCTGTCATAAAGGAAACTCAGAATTCCAGGTAGCCGAGATGAGGAGAAATATCCTAAGCATGGGAGACACGTCCCTGCAAATGGAAGGTCAGAGTGGAAACCAGGAGTTGGCCAGGGGGCCTGCACTGAGGAATGCTGGGAAGGGAAGGCTCCCAAAGACAGCTCAGGGCCAGGTGCCAAAGAGAGCAGTTGATATTGGATCCTAAAGGCAGTAAGGAACCACTGGGGCTTGCCAAGGAGGGAACGACATGATTAGACCTGCAGGGAGGAAGGATTGGAGAGGGCagagactggaggcaaggagGCTACTTTGGGAGTCCAAGGGAGAGGAAGACAGCAAAGGGTagagaatgctgaacttggaggcaGGGAAAGCTGGATTTGAGTTCTGCTTCAGCTACTCACTaactctgtggccctgggcaaatcacttgacatcTGAGCATCAGTTGgaacatctgtaaaataatgctTATAATGTGTGTAGGTAGTCACCTAGTTCACACGGATGTTGCAGGACTCAAATTAGGCCACACCAAATGCTAGACAAGTGTATCAGACATTATGAGTACtaacaagaaaaggaaggagcTGCCTTCCCCTTGGACTCAAGGTCTCTGGGTCATCTGAGAAGAGGGACCAGGAAGTgtgcttgctctctctccctccaccccctcctcctccctcccattccctccctccctccttctctctctccctcttcttctctctctccctctccctccctatccttctcctttccttctttctccttctttccctccctctcgctttccctctccttccctctttctttctccttttctctttttctctccctccctctctctctccttctttctccttctctctccgtccctccctccttttccacacctttgtctttttttttgaggcaattggggttaagtgacttgcccagggtcacacagctagtacatgttaagtgtccgaggctggatttgaactcaggtactcctgactccggggccggtgctctatccactgcgccacctagctgcccccacacctttGTCTTTTGACTGTTCATATCTCCTTCAACCTGAAGAAGGGGATAGGGTAGGGGAAAGCTGTCCTCTCAGCCTTGGCCTTGGCCTTGAGGTCTGGGGTGGATCTCAATCAGCCTTTCTCCTCCATCTTtttgtcatttgctttttttctgcaGGTTTGACAAGCACTGCTTCgggcatggaggggcagctaccTATGACACACCCATTCTCCATAGGAGATAAGCCCTCCGCCCATGTCACCCTCATCTCCTATGCTGCTGCCAGTATGAGTAAGTGCAGGCCCCGTCCTGCCCAGAGGCCTCTGAACCAGCTTTGCCCCCAGGACCACCCTGGTCCTCAGAAGACACCACAGCACCACACCAGGCCTTTGCTTATGCCTTGCTGAAAGAACGCAGAATAGCATCCTAGCCTCAGGACATACCATTGCACTCCCTGGAGGCATGAGAggcctccctttctcttcctgacACCTGGGACTCTTCTCCTCTCGGGGAGTTTCCTGGCCAGTTGGagatataaaacaaaactaacaaatgggagaacctgggttcaaatcccagctccataactgtgtgaccttgagcaaaacacttcccccttctctgagtgtgcctcagtttcctcctccgtaaaaatgagggagttgaactagctAGCCCCTGAAGTCCCTTCCCGTTCTTTATCTGTGTGCCCACATGAGGAATGGGGTGGCATGacgaaagcacttagcacagtgcctggtatatcgTAGacacttaacaagcatttactgaattaaatggaaagaaatgtcTTAGGGAGCTTGGGCCGCTTTTCGGGAGTCTAACTTGGGAGTGGCTGGAGTCAGGCTCCTGGGTCACTGTTCTGCCTGGAGGCCTTAGGCCCCTCCCTGCAAGATGAGGGGCCTGAAGCAGATGGTCCTTGGGTACCCTTCCAGCAGTCCAGGCCTCTACACTTGGCCCAGGAGCagggatggagaggaagaggcAGGAGACGGGAGAGCCAAGGATGGCACTTTGGCTTGGCTGGTGCAACGGTTGGGaggtagaggagacagagaagcaaGTGGGCTGGAGATGCCCTTTTAGATGGGAGGTGCTTGGGTTGGAGGCCCTGAGGAGACTTCCAAGTTAGGaacccctccccagccccccacAGCCAGAACCTCTGGGAAGGGCAGCACCAGGTCAGGGAGACTCTGGgaagctggagtcagaaagaagagCCTAGGGTTGCTTGTTGTCCCTCACCTCCAGGCAGTTTGGAGGGCTCTCTCATTATCCCATGGCCCAGGAACGCCAGCTGAGGGGCCTGATGATGGAGAAGAGAAGCTTTCTGGAATGTGAACATTGAAGGTAGATGGCATGGGGGCCTCTGGAGACCAGCCCTTGGTGGCCACACCTTTCAGGAGCAGGCTGGGAGACTAGACATGTTGTTTGCATGGAGCCAGGGGTGTGTGTCAGGGCAGGGGACGTGGCAGACAGGGAGCTTTAGGCAGACTTAGGCAAGGCATGGTATCCTGAAAGGTGTCCACAGGCAGAATGGGTGGCTTCCCCCTCTCTGAAGGTCTTCAGGCAGAGACCGGATGGCCCCCCGTTGGGTAGGTgctagtggggattcctttggtGGCTAGGCTAAAGGAGATGGCTGCCAAGGTCCCTGGCCATGGGAGACAGAGCAGGAGGCTAGGGCTCCAATTTTCTTCCAACCTTGTGCTTTTCCACCTTCCGCCCAGcctggttttccttcccttcactCTAGTCTTTGGCTTTTCCAGTCTCTTCCCtatctagtaggtgcttaatcactGCTCATTGAGTTGAATTGTATCTCATCCATCTCCCTCTAGGCAACCTCAACCACCTCGGGGAGGTGCCCCAGTCCTGCCGCTACCCCCTGAACAATTGGGAGTCTCGAGGGCTGCTCTCCCACCTGCGGGACATCACGCTACCCAGCAGAGGCTGAAGGGAGCAAGCCCACAAGCCAGCAGCTGGTACAGTGCATCAGCTGGCAGGCGGCCTACCGCCAGCCCATCCTGCTCCTGAAAGGCATGGCCGCCAAGTGCTGGCCTCCGTGCCATCTACCAGGGGGCCTCTTTGAGCTGAAGGCAAGGGATGAGCTCCTGgtatctctctcttccttggcTGTGGATGGCACCAATGACACCTCCAGTTACTTCGGGGCCTTCAGGCTGGCTGTGCAAGGAGCTCCTGCGATTGACTTGTCTGATGGGATTGCCTAATGTGCTCACTGCAGCTGGCCTTTCTGGGGCCTACAGGACCAACTCCAGCCCTGGGAGGGGGTGGCCTAGTTCACCCACTGCCCTGAGGAAGCTTGGAAAGATCCCAAAGGACAGAGAACTGGATTTTCCAGTTAGATAGGGCAGAAGTGCAGGACCTTGATGATCTGAGGGGAAGGTTGAACAAAGGACTCTGGGTACTGGGGGGTGCAGCCTTATGAGTCTATCTTATTGGCCTAGCTAGTGATAGACCCCCCCCTTAGATGTTTCTTCATTACTTTCAGACAACCTCAGGGAAGCAAAGGGTCCCAGCCCTGGCTCCTGGAAGTCTTGATAGGAGCAAAGTGGAAGGCCAGCTCATCTGGAGGGGGCAGCCCAAGTGAGAGAGAACTTACTGCTTCCCTTGGGGGTGATGATCCCTGGGAAGACACCCCCCTAGCAGCAGAGGATAGAAGAATAGAGGGCTCCAGCTCCCAGTCTGTGGCCCTGAAAAGCACCCAGGGGTGCTCTACGAGGATCACTCCTAACCTTGGGACCCTCTGCTACCTGAGCCAAAGACCAGAGGAAGTTACAGTGGAGGACgcaggtgggagtgggggtgagggTAGAATTCAGGGATCACACACAGCTTATCACTGCCAGAGGAAGCCAGGTTCTACAGTTGGGCCTGGCTCCAGAACACTCCTCCCCTTCAGTGATTCTACGCCTGGTTTTGCCTTTGCCTTCCAGGGGCAATACTTCTTCCCCATTCCCAGCCCCCACTCCCCCCTCCACCTCAGGTTCCTACAAGGCTTTTAGTCTGTGAGGAGCAAAGCTTTTGGGAACAGACTGTTGAGCCCATAGGGAGCCACCCTTATGTGtatggggagggaggagcagcATATTAATTAGCTGGGGGGGGCATGGGGCTGTGACTGTTTACAGTCTAACTGCCAAAGGGTATGGGGAGGGAGGGTTGAGGGCATGAGGGTTGGGGAAGGACCGTCCCCTTTTCATGCTGGCCATAATTTCGATTAGATTTGTCTATTAATAAATCTAGACTGCGTATTCTTCTAGAAATCCACTGGGTGATCCTCCTGGCCAGATCCCTGGCCCCATGCACAACCCATCACCCTTCCTTTCACTTGGCACTCTGGCTTTTTGAGATGCTTTGGGCTCTTGACTCATTTGAGCCTTGCAAGTCACTAATATCGTGCCCATTCCACAGGTGAGGAAACCTGAGGGTCAGAAAGGTGCTCTGATGTGCCATGATTATAGGGTCACAGAGTTCAAGCTGCAAGGGACTTTCGAAGCCTTCTGGTGCACCCCCCTCAttggagggaagaggaagtaAGGCAGAGAGGTGGGATCATACCTAGCCTGTGCTCAGCCAGCACTaattggcagagccaagatttggtCCCTGGGCCTTTGGCCCCCAAAGCAGCTTCCTCTCCACGGGCCTGTTTGAGCACCATGAACTGTTTGCATTTGAACTGAACAAACCCAGCTCTGCCTGTGCAGGTAGGTGGTCAGTAGCCTGGGCCCCTCAGGTGAGTGGTACCTCACTTCTCCAACACTGCAGGAGACTTGGGGCCTTCTGTCAGTCAGGGAGCCTCAGGCAAAGGCTTGGAGCTCTCCATT contains:
- the LOC122733525 gene encoding LOW QUALITY PROTEIN: uncharacterized protein LOC122733525 (The sequence of the model RefSeq protein was modified relative to this genomic sequence to represent the inferred CDS: inserted 2 bases in 1 codon) — its product is MGLPPPTPPPRSDSSDSSASMMGASEDPGVPRMKQGRSRSCSPVWLATTAVTIPALQVACTTGLCVCFIMSISKIGGGVCLYLKTQAQGIPEELKCLQLINKQTGLKLMGSIQSYVTSVMTENILHGSLQKGLTSTASGMEGQLPMTHPFSIGDKPSAHVTLISYAAASMSNLNHLGEVPQSCRYPLNNWESRGLLSHLRDIXRYPAEAEGSKPTSQQLVQCISWQAAYRQPILLLKGMAAKCWPPCHLPGGLFELKARDELLVSLSSLAVDGTNDTSSYFGAFRLAVQGAPAIDLSDGIA